A region of Arabidopsis thaliana chromosome 5, partial sequence DNA encodes the following proteins:
- a CDS encoding RNA-binding (RRM/RBD/RNP motifs) family protein (RNA-binding (RRM/RBD/RNP motifs) family protein; CONTAINS InterPro DOMAIN/s: RNA recognition motif, RNP-1 (InterPro:IPR000504), Nucleotide-binding, alpha-beta plait (InterPro:IPR012677); BEST Arabidopsis thaliana protein match is: RNA-binding protein 45A (TAIR:AT5G54900.1); Has 29846 Blast hits to 17541 proteins in 840 species: Archae - 12; Bacteria - 2412; Metazoa - 15092; Fungi - 3490; Plants - 6065; Viruses - 0; Other Eukaryotes - 2775 (source: NCBI BLink).) has product MAMMHPPQPPQGSYHHPQTLEEVRTLWIGDLQYWVDENYLTSCFSQTGELVSVKVIRNKITGQPEGYGFIEFISHAAAERTLQTYNGTQMPGTELTFRLNWASFGSGQKVDAGPDHSIFVGDLAPDVTDYLLQETFRVHYSSVRGAKVVTDPSTGRSKGYGFVKFAEESERNRAMAEMNGLYCSTRPMRISAATPKKNVGVQQQYVTKVTVPSAVAAPVQAYVAPPESDVTCTTISVANLDQNVTEEELKKAFSQLGEVIYVKIPATKGYGYVQFKTRPSAEEAVQRMQGQVIGQQAVRISWSKNPGQDGWVTQADPNQWNGYYGYGQGYDAYAYGATQDPSVYAYGGYGYPQYPQQGEGTQDISNSAAGGVAGAEQELYDPLATPDVDKLNAAYLSVHASAILGRPMWQRTSSLTSQLGK; this is encoded by the exons ATGGCGATGATGCATCCTCCGCAGCCGCCGCAAGGCTCCTATCACCATCCTCAGACGCTCGAAGAAGTTCGAACTCTTTGGATTGGTGATTTGCAGTACTGGGTCGACGAAAATTACCTCACTTCCTGCTTCTCCCAAACCGGCGAG CTCGTTTCTGTCAAGGTAATACGTAACAAGATCACGGGACAGCCAGAGGGGTATGGTTTTATAGAGTTTATATCTCATGCAGCAGCAGAGAGAACTCTGCAGACGTACAATGGGACACAGATGCCTGGAACTGAGTTAACTTTTCGGTTAAATTGGGCTTCTTTTGGTTCAGGACAGAAAGTTGATGCTGGACCTGATCATTCTATCTTTGTTGGAGATTTAGCACCTGATGTTACAGattatcttcttcaagagACATTCCGTGTTCATTATTCTTCTGTTAGAGGTGCCAAGGTTGTTACTGATCCAAGTACTGGACGATCAAAGGGTTATGGATTTGTAAAATTTGCAGAGGAAAGTGAAAGGAATCGGGCTATGGCTGAAATGAATGGTTTGTATTGCTCAACAAGGCCTATGCGTATTAGCGCAGCAACACCTAAAAAAAACGTCGGTGTGCAGCAACAATATGTCACCAAAG TTACAGTCCCATCTGCAGTTGCTGCACCAGTCCAAGCATACGTTGCTCCACCTGAAAGTGATGTCACCTGTACAACG ATTTCAGTTGCCAATTTGGACCAAAATGTTACAGAGGAAGAGCTGAAGAAAGCATTCTCCCAATTAGGAGAGGTTATTTATGTCAAAATACCTGCAACAAAGGGATATGGTTATGTTCAATTCAAAACCAG GCCTTCTGCAGAAGAAGCTGTTCAAAGAATGCAGGGACAAGTGATTGGTCAACAAGCAGTTCGCATCTCTTGGAGTAAAAATCCAGGACAG GATGGTTGGGTTACACAAGCAGATCCGAATCAGTGGAATGGGTATTATGGTTATGGGCAAGGCTATGATGCATATGCTTATGGGGCAACTCAAGATCCATCCGTGTACGCATATGGTGGATATGGCTATCCCCAGTATCCGCAACAG GGAGAGGGTACACAAGACATTTCGAACTCTGCGGCGGGTGGAGTAGCAGGTGCAGAGCAAGAGTTGTATGATCCTCTGGCCACTCCTGATGTAGACAA GTTAAATGCTGCTTACCTTTCGGTTCATGCAAGTGCCATATTAGGAAGGCCAATGTGGCAGCGGACCTCATCGCTCACATCACAATTGGGCAAATGA
- the CPK34 gene encoding calcium-dependent protein kinase 34 (calcium-dependent protein kinase 34 (CPK34); FUNCTIONS IN: in 6 functions; INVOLVED IN: regulation of pollen tube growth, protein amino acid phosphorylation, N-terminal protein myristoylation; LOCATED IN: plasma membrane, cytoplasm; EXPRESSED IN: 6 plant structures; EXPRESSED DURING: L mature pollen stage, M germinated pollen stage, 4 anthesis, petal differentiation and expansion stage; CONTAINS InterPro DOMAIN/s: Protein kinase, ATP binding site (InterPro:IPR017441), EF-Hand 1, calcium-binding site (InterPro:IPR018247), Serine/threonine-protein kinase domain (InterPro:IPR002290), Calcium-binding EF-hand (InterPro:IPR002048), EF-hand-like domain (InterPro:IPR011992), EF-hand (InterPro:IPR018248), Serine/threonine-protein kinase-like domain (InterPro:IPR017442), Protein kinase-like domain (InterPro:IPR011009), Serine/threonine-protein kinase, active site (InterPro:IPR008271), Protein kinase, catalytic domain (InterPro:IPR000719), EF-HAND 2 (InterPro:IPR018249), Calcium-dependent protein kinase (InterPro:IPR020642), Calcium/calmodulin-dependent protein kinase-like (InterPro:IPR020636); BEST Arabidopsis thaliana protein match is: calcium-dependent protein kinase 17 (TAIR:AT5G12180.1); Has 1807 Blast hits to 1807 proteins in 277 species: Archae - 0; Bacteria - 0; Metazoa - 736; Fungi - 347; Plants - 385; Viruses - 0; Other Eukaryotes - 339 (source: NCBI BLink).), with protein sequence MGNCCSHGRDSDDNKEEPRPENGGGGVGAAEASVRASKHPPASPPPATKQGPIGPVLGRPMEDVKSSYTLGKELGRGQFGVTHLCTQKATGLQFACKTIAKRKLVNKEDIEDVRREVQIMHHLTGQPNIVELKGAYEDKHSVHLVMELCAGGELFDRIIAKGHYSERAAASLLRTIVQIIHTCHSMGVIHRDLKPENFLLLSKDENSPLKATDFGLSVFYKPGEVFKDIVGSAYYIAPEVLRRKYGPEADIWSIGVMLYILLCGVPPFWAESENGIFNAILSGQVDFSSDPWPVISPQAKDLVRKMLNSDPKQRLTAAQVLNHPWIKEDGEAPDVPLDNAVMSRLKQFKAMNNFKKVALRVIAGCLSEEEIMGLKEMFKGMDTDNSGTITLEELRQGLAKQGTRLSEYEVQQLMEAADADGNGTIDYGEFIAATMHINRLDREEHLYSAFQHFDKDNSGYITTEELEQALREFGMNDGRDIKEIISEVDGDNDGRINYEEFVAMMRKGNPDPNPKKRRELSFK encoded by the exons ATGGGAAATTGTTGCTCTCATGGAAGAGATTCAGATGATAACAAAGAAGAACCGAGGCCGGAAAATGGAGGCGGCGGTGTTGGTGCCGCTGAAGCCTCTGTTAGAGCTTCTAAACACCCGCCAGCATCTCCTCCTCCTGCAACCAAACAAGGACCAATAGGACCTGTCTTAGGGCGACCAATGGAAGATGTAAAGAGCTCATATACATTGGGTAAGGAGCTAGGTCGTGGACAGTTTGGGGTGACTCATCTCTGCACGCAAAAGGCCACGGGGCTGCAATTCGCTTGCAAGACCATTGCTAAAAGGAAGCTCGTGAACAAAGAAGACATTGAGGATGTGAGAAGGGAGGTGCAGATTATGCATCACTTGACCGGTCAGCCAAACATTGTGGAGCTTAAAGGAGCGTATGAGGATAAGCATTCTGTGCATTTGGTTATGGAGCTTTGCGCGGGAGGTGAGTTGTTCGACAGGATTATCGCAAAGGGACATTATTCGGAGAGAGCTGCAGCCTCGTTACTACGGACGATTGTGCAGATTATCCATACTTGCCATTCCATGGGGGTTATCCACAGGGACTTGAAGCCTGAGAACTTTTTGTTGCTTAGCAAGGATGAGAATTCTCCTCTGAAAGCCACCGACTTCGGGTTATCCGTGTTCTACAAACCAGGAGAGGTGTTCAAAGACATTGTGGGAAGTGCTTATTACATTGCACCAGAGGTGTTGAGGAGGAAGTATGGACCAGAGGCTGATATTTGGAGCATTGGTGTCATGTTGTATATCCTCCTGTGTGGTGTTCCACCTTTTTGGGCTG AGTCAGAGAATGGGATTTTCAATGCCATCCTAAGTGGACAGGTTGATTTTTCAAGCGATCCATGGCCAGTCATCTCACCACAGGCAAAAGACCTCGTTAGGAAGATGCTCAACTCTGATCCAAAACAAAGATTAACCGCTGCTCAAGTTCTCA aTCATCCATGGATCAAGGAGGATGGAGAAGCACCGGATGTTCCTCTTGACAATGCAGTGATGTCTAGGCTCAAGCAGTTCAAAGCAATGAACAACTTTAAGAAAGTTGCTTTACGG GTGATAGCCGGGTGCTTATCAGAGGAAGAAATCATGGGGTTAAAAGAGATGTTCAAAGGAATGGACACTGACAACAGTGGAACCATAACTCTTGAGGAACTAAGACAGGGACTTGCTAAGCAAGGTACAAGGTTATCCGAATACGAAGTCCAGCAACTAATGGAAGCT GCTGATGCGGACGGTAATGGAACAATAGACTATGGGGAGTTCATTGCAGCTACAATGCACATCAACAGGCTCGACAGAGAAGAGCATCTCTACTCAGCCTTCCAACACTTTGACAAAGACAACAGTGG ATATATCACAACGGAAGAGCTAGAGCAAGCCCTTCGGGAGTTTGGCATGAACGATGGCAGAGACATTAAGGAAATCATTTCTGAGGTTGATGGAGACAAT gATGGGCGGATAAACTACGAGGAATTTGTGGCGATGATGAGAAAAGGAAACCCAGATCCTAATCCTAAGAAGCGGCGTGAACTATCATTCAAATGA
- a CDS encoding rhodanese-like domain-containing protein / PPIC-type PPIASE domain-containing protein (rhodanese-like domain-containing protein / PPIC-type PPIASE domain-containing protein; FUNCTIONS IN: isomerase activity; INVOLVED IN: biological_process unknown; LOCATED IN: chloroplast; EXPRESSED IN: 24 plant structures; EXPRESSED DURING: 13 growth stages; CONTAINS InterPro DOMAIN/s: Rhodanese-like (InterPro:IPR001763), Peptidyl-prolyl cis-trans isomerase, PpiC-type (InterPro:IPR000297); BEST Arabidopsis thaliana protein match is: co-factor for nitrate, reductase and xanthine dehydrogenase 5 (TAIR:AT5G55130.2); Has 30201 Blast hits to 17322 proteins in 780 species: Archae - 12; Bacteria - 1396; Metazoa - 17338; Fungi - 3422; Plants - 5037; Viruses - 0; Other Eukaryotes - 2996 (source: NCBI BLink).) has protein sequence MFRVTGTLSAASSPAVAAASFSAALRLSITPTLAIASPPHLRWFSKFSRQFLGGRISSLRPRIPSPCPIRLSGFPALKMRASFSSGSSGSSASREILVQHLLVKNNDVELFAELQKKFLDGEEMSDLAAEYSICPSKKDGGILGWVKLGQMVPEFEEAAFKAELNQVVRCRTQFGLHLLQVLSEREPVKDIQVEELHSKMQDPVFMDEAQLIDVREPNEIEIASLPGFKVFPLRQFGTWAPDITSKLNPEKDTFVLCKVGGRSMQVANWLQSQGFKSVYNITGGIQAYSLKVDPSIPTY, from the exons ATGTTTAGAGTGACCGGAACTCTCTCGGCGGCATCATCTCCAGCGGTGGCGGCGGCGTCTTTCTCCGCCGCTCTAAGACTTTCCATAACTCCCACTCTCGCTATCGCCTCTCCTCCCCATCTCCGTTGGTTCTCGAAGTTTTCTCGTCAATTTCTCGGCGGACGCATCTCTTCACTCCGACCACGCATTCCTTCTCCGTGCCCGATTCGACTCTCTGGTTTCCCGGCTCTCAAAATGAGAG ctTCGTTTAGCAGTGGGAGTAGTGGAAGTAGTGCAAGTAGAGAGATTCTGGTGCAGCATTTGCTTGTTAAGAATAATGATGTTGAGCTCTTTGCCGAACTCCAAAAGAAATTCTTGGATG GAGAGGAGATGAGTGATCTTGCGGCTGAGTATTCGATTTGTCCTTCCAAAAAGGACGGTGGTATACTTGGATGGGTAAAACTGGGTCAAATG gTACCAGAGTTTGAGGAAGCTGCGTTTAAAGCAGAGCTGAATCAGGTGGTGAGGTGTAGAACCCAATTTGGCTTGCACTTATTGCAAGTTCTATCTGAGAG AGAACCGGTGAAAGATATCCAGGTAGAGGAGCTGCATTCCAAAATGCAAGATCCAGTTTTCATGGATGAGGCTCAGTTAATTGATGTCAGAGAACCCAATGAGAT AGAGATAGCATCCTTGCCAGGATTCAAAGTGTTCCCACTCCGCCAATTTGGAACATGGGCACCAGACATCACTTCAAAGCTGAACCCTGAGAAGGATACATTTGTCTTG TGCAAGGTTGGTGGCAGGTCAATGCAGGTTGCCAACTGGTTACAGTCTCAG GGCTTCAAGAGTGTGTACAACATTACTGGTGGGATACAAGCTTATTCTCTCAAGGTTGACCCATCAATTCCTACTTACTGA